A genomic stretch from Penicillium digitatum chromosome 4, complete sequence includes:
- a CDS encoding Tetratricopeptide-like helical, with product MDSPGSQGVPQFSSFRPPPTSPPAASTGSEREHRRRRPGHRERADRTESPRSRHHGRRSVGDREKVTSKEIKEHQSGEEFADAKAANDESNKGFIVDSRGDRDNTRYGVDRYEVPAYHRNGNGFVLGLPGQRIDYQTRYDQGPLLLLRPDSGSSATSAAKPLSAETLSALSMNLPIRVRSDLHAKLAAETKDPQNFISTTVPSQSGVAATANLDDEPLSYRSLQVPTKIEEKITEKFDADTFTRLALEAEILNRNAKLNSAVVQQPDNIQAWIRLAEHQELTITGARSGDRTSCQDDIQVVARAKLYVYERAIKANAQNPERDQLLLGRMEEGAKVWDSAKLALEWDGVLRRHPEFITLWIEYLDYCQTDSQDFHFDNCFKTYAYCLKIHSRVGFGPQKTNIRSYLLLRLTLFLRESGHVELSVGLWQAVLEFTCFRPAHLIGKKEEALVEFKRFWAPGHTRIGEPGWQSWNSGKNRRASFNEPVYNSEADIRDLFPTWASAERERMFKNRMPSHAFESKENDAFRVVLLEDCTQILPYFWDLEQSLGSLVDGFMYFCHLPHLTLPANMHTSRLWTGDKFLRNEYMDDPRNTIADWITFQKYAATTTRQPFAFPHHTFIHTTDTLFADPKMWFSALTKWAATTSHASCVIDSDFVLLTLQSLADVFRDSQLAEYAIAVTFACNNALGMKYGKRLLKERSSNLRLYNAVALMYWRTGDLDIAHNVWSTALSMSQNFGASELTDSALLWNSWIWEMLHAGQKNRASYLLQAMPFNRVHLLSYDTAEGIEINETTFLRLKKCLFAAQKNALKFKKMQAYAAYADCYAIALYLMGEQLEEVFEVYNDAVTSLRVLPRTDDDFRVFGGELLHQSRARILHHYVEKQSGQFRPADVRALLLDSLEWWPHNTLFLSLFKWNEARMHMSDRTRDIFDVTIGAKARAARDLQGPAPIYRVPVTTHLFSIYAEMGRPIMLGSTPHSIRAAFERAIRDDGIVPIGRTPIRKSPFELASSTSAQSSLTIWRLYILYELYAEYNVGRAREIYFRALRSCPWSKELYLLAFEHLRADLTNRLPPCRPNRQGGVNPSGFDPAELQALYSEMLRRGLRVHCHVESSWVE from the exons ATGGACTCACCTGGGTCTCAG GGTGTCCCACAATTCTCCAGCTTCCGACCCCCCCCTACTTCTCCTCCGGCTGCCTCTACCGGCTCGGAACGTGAACACCGCCGGCGTCGCCCGGGCCATCGTGAGCGCGCAGACCGGACCGAGTCCCCACGCTCTCGTCACCATGGAAGGCGCTCAGTTGGTGACCGTGAAAAGGTGACTAGCAAAGAAATTAAGGAGCACCAGAGTGGGGAAGAGTTTGCCGATGCAAAAGCTGCAAACGATGAATCAAACAAAGGATTTATCGTCGACAGCCGCGGTGATCGCGACAACACACGTTACGGCGTGGATCGTTATGAGGTCCCTGCGTACCATCGCAATGGCAATGGCTTTGTACTAGGGCTCCCCGGCCAGCGCATCGATTACCAAACGCGATATGATCAAGGTCCCCTTCTGCTTCTTCGCCCCGACTCAGGCTCCTCCGCAACCTCTGCAGCCAAGCCTCTCTCCGCCGAAACCCTGTCCGCTTTGTCCATGAATCTTCCCATTCGCGTCCGGTCTGATCTTCATGCCAAACTTGCTGCTGAGACCAAAGATCCACAAAATTTCATCTCAACAACAGTCCCATCTCAATCTGGCGTTGCAGCAACTGCTAACTTAGATGATGAACCACTGTCTTATCGCTCTCTCCAAGTCCCGACTAAGATAGAAGAAAAAATCACTGAGAAGTTTGATGCGGACACCTTCACTCGACTTGCTCTCGAAGCTGAGATCTTGAATCGCAATGCCAAGTTGAACAGCGCAGTGGTACAACAACCTGATAATATCCAAGCATGGATCCGCCTTGCTGAGCACCAGGAACTTACTATCACTGGCGCTAGATCCGGCGATCGGACCTCCTGTCAAGATGATATTCAAGTTGTGGCAAGAGCCAAGCTGTATGTGTATGAAAGAGCGATCAAGGCTAACGCACAAAATCCTGAACGCGACCAACTTCTGCTGGGCCGCATGGAAGAGGGTGCGAAAGTTTGGGATTCCGCAAAACTTGCATTGGAATGGGACGGAGTCCTCCGCCGCCACCCTGAGTTCATCACTTTATGGATCGAGTATCTTGACTACTGCCAGACTGACAGTCAGGATTTCCACTTTGACAACTGCTTTAAGACCTATGCCTACTGTTTGAAGATCCATTCACGTGTTGGCTTTGGGCCGCAGAAAACTAATATCAGATCATATTTGCTGCTCCGTTTGACCCTGTTCCTTCGAGAATCGGGCCACGTAGAGCTATCTGTCGGTCTTTGGCAAGCAGTGCTCGAATTTACATGCTTCCGGCCAGCCCATCTAATcggaaagaaagaagaggccCTGGTGGAATTCAAAAGATTCTGGGCACCTGGGCACACTCGGATTGGAGAGCCCGGTTGGCAATCCTGGAACAGTGGAAAAAATCGCCGAGCTTCTTTCAACGAGCCTGTTTACAATTCCGAGGCAGATATCCGAGACTTGTTCCCAACCTGGGCATCTGCAGAAAGAGAGCGGATGTTCAAAAATCGCATGCCGTCACATGCCTTCGAATCCAAAGAGAACGACGCTTTCCGAGTCGTTCTTCTTGAAGATTGCACGCAAATCCTGCCGTACTTCTGGGACTTGGAGCAAAGCCTTGGCTCCCTGGTTGATGGCTTCATGTATTTCTGCCATTTGCCTCACTTGACTTTGCCTGCGAATATGCACACTAGCCGACTGTGGACTGGTGATAAATTCCTGCGAAATGAATATATGGATGATCCTCGAAACACAATCGCGGACTGGATCACTTTTCAAAAATATGCCGCCACCACAACCCGTCAGCCCTTCGCATTCCCTCACCATACCTTCATTCACACCACTGATACTCTTTTCGCCGACCCAAAGATGTGGTTCTCTGCTCTGACTAAGTGGGCTGCCACCACCTCCCACGCTTCTTGTGTCATCGATTCCGACTTTGTACTCTTGACTCTTCAATCTCTTGCCGATGTCTTCAGAGACAGCCAACTGGCTGAATACGCCATTGCAGTAACTTTCGCGTGCAACAACGCTCTTGGAATGAAATACGGTAAGCGACTCTTAAAAGAGCGATCATCAAATTTAAGACTTTACAATGCCGTTGCGCTCATGTATTGGCGGACTGGCGATCTTGATATTGCTCACAATGTGTGGTCCACTGCTTTGTCTATGAGCCAGAATTTCGGCGCTTCCGAGCTCACTGACTCTGCACTCCTGTGGAACTCGTGGATCTGGGAAATGCTTCATGCTGGGCAAAAGAATCGAGCATCATACCTGTTGCAGGCCATGCCTTTCAATCGAGTCCACTTGCTGTCATACGACACAGCTGAGGGGATTGAAATCAACGAAACCACCTTTCTCAGGCTCAAGAAG TGCTTGTTTGCCGCTCAGAAGAATGCCTTGAAGTTCAAGAAAATGCAAGCATACGCAGCGTACGCCGACTGTTACGCTATTGCCCTCTATCTCATGGGTGAGCAGCTTGAAGAAGTCTTTGAGGTCTACAATGATGCCGTCACTTCCCTACGAGTCCTGCCCAGGACCGATGATGATTTCAGGGTGTTTGGAGGAGAGTTGCTACACCAATCCCGAGCTCGGATCCTGCACCATTATGTGGAGAAGCAAAGTGGCCAGTTCAGACCTGCCGATGTTCGCGCGCTGCTACTGGACAGCCTAGAATGGTGGCCTCACAACACCCTATTCTTATCGCTGTTCAAATGGAACGAGGCTCGGATGCACATGAGCGATCGAACCCGCGACATCTTCGACGTCACCATCGGGGCGAAGGCCAGGGCCGCGCGGGATCTGCAAGGACCTGCCCCGATCTACCGTGTGCCCGTCACAACTCACCTTTTCAGCATCTACGCTGAGATGGGCCGCCCTATCATGCTCGGCTCGACCCCGCACTCCATTCGCGCGGCCTTTGAGCGAGCGATCCGGGATGATGGCATCGTTCCGATCGGGCGGACCCCGATCCGGAAGAGTCCCTTCGAGCTGGCAAGCTCGACCTCCGCGCAAAGCAGCCTCACTATTTGGAGGCTGTACATCCTCTACGAATTGTACGCGGAGTACAACGTCGGCCGCGCCCGTGAGATCTACTTCCGGGCCCTGCGCTCCTGTCCCTGGTCGAAGGAGCTGTACCTGCTCGCCTTCGAGCACCTGCGGGCGGATCTGACCAACCGCCTGCCCCCCTGCCGCCCCAACCGGCAGGGGGGGGTCAACCCCTCGGGCTTCGACCCTGCAGAGCTTCAAGCTCTGTATTCAGAGATGCTGCGCCGTGGACTTCGGGTCCACTGTCATGTGGAGAGCTCTTGGGTCGAGTAG
- a CDS encoding SSU processome component Utp10, putative, producing MASSLAAQLSKIAAKSTHELDLKAQRISHSQSLIFEPKIAGTQDFDAIYDICYDGFRELCSLDPRFAEFDRTIFSEQSKAEDRSQMNLLQNKELDTVVEAFLALVGGRLQLSPAVKAVDWLVRRFRIHEFNTTAVLLTFLPYHTTPLFLNLLSILPETLTPAFKVLTPYKNGLINPPRHPLVHSAATNKAFFSELNEYVLKVCRQQAQSHALLAFWAGIVTEAVATMLDGARSGRREAEKQKHEDILLRILPVLSNAFTLKKVSELIVGCYMICVVLAQKAFLSNEVIDGLMESVVGSWTEETKTSGLICLSVLAQQKPAVTIPKRVFKGILRLENPIGQLSEIAPQYQTSNLLLGIVAGCLTDLDKQDNARLVLLASIFERKMLGENEIAKAMSLVLEAASNADETRGMSLDAQTQLAELVQGFNRSEILQPIFQKTLNASSINISALEHNLQTVVEAPIVAQAIEDVDMVDADDQPQVDAFTPALESLVKEPLFPYSFLSKQSIIEFDNLVRVFALAVDSEENLENFTNLSMLGKSQATKTPQFLSFFIRVVAGHYPIGTKIAALNVVSSVLSSAPANFDPQALLPFLFVALSDTSERIRRETAAVLAVIGSLYKNNTSAGDSSKPWAHDAIYGKGKQSTAVAWLTAKDSQKVLERALLPGLEESILDSNHVGRTVEATLRGNVLSEASGATELKKSLRLSLFAFICSHIVKMPVFAPKISLLKLINRVEKVSTATLTSELLPVLEDWRRLSEKEVEEICGKERIVASEVEHLISAIVTSKDKDAVNVLLSNVSSGDTLRPSFVAACFGQIKHIWSKISEDRQLAASEKLLDISLAGSANSASLSNNCRDVLRTVQLSGSVLQQFVQKIPVSITDVESVGPAPKRRRTSQSNMIAMTVKDEAELSKLMDKMTFILEIVDSSSPETHPELLDGLFQTLAALHHFKSQIQSGMSYLLSLTLGSLLAIVNSSKGSAKPQFDTSVIRADLVVDCVRTTDSPQVQNGALLLVGSLSVIAPELVLHSVMPIFTFMGTTVLRKDDDYSVSVIDQTIDQVVPALIQSLRNQKRDVVSGTSELLLSFTAAFEHIPSHRRLRLFHALISKLGTQDFLFAVLAMLANRYSTDKDVLTLMTGLVSDTTPVVELTTYSKYLNLVSDSLKPKPGISQVLLGIGSDDGRDAQNICVDLLRDLAHLFKHSSLKSKLETAFESDGEIADQSRGCFSRVLTQVLSIGEAVQSMKPVSLACGEVLGALFSTLSLVDFLDTIEVLLQGPNDELRRKVLRLLETRLRQNPERDNLSQIRVLDFLPTLVGIVESSPDILLKHAAVSCIDRITDKYGRKDPSKVIAAARVVASESCLGQSDDRIRYMGILCLASMAEVLGQAMIPALPDTLKRSLELLELSLVAGKENSRLHDAVFTLFSALFAHLPFMISAGHLDKMLLLSFKSANTDIEESSDESRQESLRLMARKVDVGATLSAVDRNWQSAVEVGPIAVNELLEVVTIAVDKHPKSTIAKNIGALTKILFKAFDLRREQIALGDKAIFDSTAIDEAEVALNDVTIKMIYKLNDSTFRPIFLKFVEWATTGAPKDEQAQVSRLTTFYKFLEVFFGTLQSIVTGYSSYVLENVVSVLNKSGPSKAHKSLWLAALRMLRKSFEHDQDEFWQSPSHLASISGPLIAQLGHANSTTTSNLVIADVVPTITELAIAADSTDNHKELNSALMKYLRPSSAPNARFAGGDSPHTRLAALKTEQALTEQLGEEWLALLPEMLPYISELMEDEDESVEREVRKWVKQIEKVLGERLDDMLT from the exons ATGGCTTCGTCTCTCGCCGCGCAGCTGTCAAAAATTGCGGCCAAGTCGACACATGAGCTTGACCTGAAGGCGCAAAGGATTTCACACTCACAATCGCTTATTTTTGAGCCGAAGATCGCTGGCACTCAAGACTTTGATGCAATCTATGATATTTGTTATGACGGGTTCCGGGAGTTGTGCTCGTTGGACCCCCGGTTTGCAGAGTTTGATCGCACGATCTTCAGTGAGCAGAGCAAAGCGGAGGACCGCAGTCAGATGAACTTACTTCAGAACAAGGAGTTGGATACTGTTGTTGAAGCTTTCCTGGCTCTGGTTGGTGGCAGGTTACAGTTGAGTCCTGCAGTCAAAGCTGTGGATTGGCTTGTGAGAAGGTTCAG GATTCACGAGTTCAACACGACAGCCGTATTATTGACGTTTTTGCCGTATCATACGACGCCGCTCTTTTTGAACCTTCTATCTATTCTCCCGGAAACTCTTACGCCAGCATTTAAAGTCCTCACTCCATACAAGAACGGTCTCATTAATCCGCCAAGGCACCCGCTTGTTCACAGCGCAGCCACGAATAAGGCTTTCTTTTCCGAATTAAACGAATACGTCCTGAAAGTTTGTAGGCAGCAGGCCCAAAGCCATGCACTACTTGCGTTTTGGGCTGGAATTGTTACGGAAGCTGTCGCAACTATGTTGGATGGCGCTCGCTCAGGGAGACGAGAGGCCGAGAAGCAAAAGCATGAAGATATCCTTTTGCGGATTTTGCCAGTACTCAGTAACGCTTtcacattgaaaaaggtCTCTGAATTGATCGTCGGATGCTATATGATCTGTGTTGTGTTGGCACAGAAGGCGTTCCTCTCGAACGAAGTAATCGATGGCCTTATGGAGAGTGTTGTGGGTTCATGGACAGAAGAGACAAAGACATCTGGTCTGATCTGTCTTTCAGTTCTTGCACAGCAGAAGCCTGCTGTTACAATTCCGAAAAGGGTCTTCAAGGGCATTTTGCGCCTCGAAAACCCGATTGGCCAACTTTCTGAAATCGCGCCACAATATCAAACATCCAATCTGTTACTTGGAATCGTTGCTGGTTGCTTGACTGATCTTGACAAGCAAGACAATGCTCGCCTTGTACTTCTTGCCTCCATCTTTGAACGCAAGATGCTTGGCGAGAACGAGATTGCCAAGGCAATGAGCCTGGTTCTCGAAGCAGCTTCCAATGCAGATGAGACCCGCGGAATGTCTTTGGATGCCCAGACCCAGCTCGCGGAGCTGGTTCAAGGATTCAACCGGTCAGAAATTCTCCAACCCATTTTCCAGAAGACTTTGAATGCATCTTCAATCAACATCTCGGCGCTGGAACACAACCTCCAGACCGTTGTCGAGGCCCCCATTGTGGCACAGGCCATTGAAGATGTGGATATGGTTGATGCGGACGATCAGCCCCAGGTGGACGCCTTTACCCCAGCTTTGGAGTCTTTGGTGAAAGAGCCATTGTTCCCATACTCGTTCCTCTCCAAACAGTCTATCATTGAATTTGATAATCTGGTACGCGTTTTCGCTTTGGCGGTGGATTCCGAGGAGAATCTCGAGAATTTCACCAATTTGTCAATGTTGGGCAAGTCCCAGGCGACCAAGACCCCTCAGTTTTTGTCCTTCTTCATCAGAGTTGTTGCTGGCCACTACCCTATCGGAACCAAGATTGCGGCTTTGAATGTTGTATCATCTGTCCTTTCATCGGCGCCTGCAAACTTTGATCCTCAGGCACTACTACCATTCCTGTTTGTCGCTCTCTCTGATACCTCCGAACGGATTCGCCGTGAGACTGCTGCCGTCTTGGCTGTTATCGGATCTTTGTACAAAAACAACACCAGTGCTGGTGACAGCTCGAAGCCATGGGCTCATGATGCGATATACGGCAAGGGCAAGCAATCCACGGCTGTTGCCTGGCTAACCGCCAAGGATTCGCAAAAGGTTTTGGAGCGGGCATTGCTTCCAGGGTTGGAGGAGTCTATCCTTGACTCTAATCATGTCGGTAGAACGGTGGAAGCTACTCTACGGGGCAACGTACTGTCTGAAGCTTCGGGTGCAACCGAACTCAAGAAATCTCTCCGTCTTAGTCTCTTTGCTTTCATCTGCTCTCACATTGTCAAGATGCCAGTTTTCGCCCCCAAGATTAGTTTGCTGAAGTTGATCAACAGGGTGGAGAAGGTCTCTACTGCAACCCTGACCAGTGAGCTTCTCCCGGTGCTCGAGGATTGGCGTCGCTTGAGCGAGAAGGAAGTCGAGGAAATTTGTGGCAAGGAACGTATTGTCGCATCTGAGGTGGAGCATTTGATTTCCGCTATTGTCACATCTAAAGACAAGGATGCCGTCAATGTCCTTCTCTCCAATGTCAGCTCTGGCGATACTTTGCGCCCGTCCTTTGTTGCGGCTTGCTTTGGCCAAATCAAACACATCTGGTCCAAGATCTCCGAAGACCGCCAATTGGCCGCATCTGAAAAGTTGCTCGATATTTCCCTGGCAGGCTCGGCCAATTCTGCTTCCCTGTCAAACAACTGCCGGGATGTTCTTCGCACTGTCCAGCTCTCCGGTTCTGTTCTTCAACAATTTGTCCAAAAGATTCCTGTTTCTATTACAGATGTCGAGTCTGTTGGCCCTGCGCCAAAACGGAGACGTACTAGCCAGAGCAACATGATTGCTATGACCGTCAAGGATGAGGCAGAGCTTAGCAAGTTGATGGACAAGATGACTTTCATCCTGGAGATCGTGGATAGCTCCTCCCCTGAAACCCACCCCGAGCTTCTCGATGGATTGTTCCAGACTCTTGCTGCTCTTCACCACTTCAAGTCTCAGATCCAGTCTGGCATGAGTTATCTTCTCAGCCTGACTTTGGGAAGTCTCTTGGCTATCGTGAACTCATCCAAAGGATCTGCCAAGCCGCAGTTTGATACATCAGTCATCAGGGCTGACTTGGTTGTTGACTGTGTGCGAACAACTGACAGTCCGCAGGTTCAGAACGGGGCGCTTCTTCTCGTGGGAAGTCTGTCTGTCATTGCGCCCGAGTTGGTTCTCCACAGCGTCATGCCGATATTCACCTTCATGGGCACTACCGTTCTACGCAAGGATGATGACTACTCTGTTTCGGTCATTGACCAAACAATCGACCAGGTTGTCCCTGCCCTCATCCAATCTCTGCGTAACCAGAAGAGGGATGTCGTGTCCGGAACTTCCGAGTTGCTGCTCAGTTTCACTGCAGCCTTCGAGCACATCCCCTCGCATCGTCGTTTAAGACTCTTCCATGCCTTGATCAGCAAGCTTGGTACACAAGACTTCTTGTTCGCTGTCCTGGCAATGCTCGCCAATCGATACTCTACCGACAAGGATGTCCTCACTCTAATGACTGGTCTAGTCTCAGATACTACACCCGTCGTGGAGCTTACCACCTACAGCAAGTATTTGAACTTGGTCAGCGATTCTCTCAAGCCTAAGCCAGGTATCTCACAGGTCCTTCTTGGAATTGGCAGTGACGATGGACGTGACGCCCAGAACATCTGCGTTGATCTCCTGCGTGATCTTGCTCACTTGTTCAAACACTCATCTCTCAAGTCTAAGCTTGAGACGGCCTTTGAGTCGGACGGTGAGATTGCTGATCAGTCCCGCGGCTGCTTCTCCCGAGTCCTGACGCAGGTTCTGAGCATCGGCGAGGCTGTGCAGAGCATGAAGCCCGTCAGCCTGGCATGTGGTGAGGTCCTCGGTGCTCTGTTCAGCACTCTGTCTCTTGTCGACTTCCTAGATACCATTGAGGTTCTCCTCCAGGGTCCCAATGACGAACTTCGACGCAAGGTCCTTCGTTTGCTCGAAACCCGCCTCCGCCAGAATCCCGAGCGCGACAACCTGTCGCAGATTCGTGTTCTCGACTTCCTGCCCACCCTGGTTGGCATTGTCGAGTCTTCTCCGGATATTCTACTCAAGCATGCTGCCGTTTCGTGTATCGACCGCATCACCGACAAATACGGCCGCAAGGACCCCTCCAAGGTCATTGCTGCGGCTAGAGTGGTTGCCAGTGAATCTTGCCTCGGTCAATCCGATGACCGCATCCGCTACATGGGTATCCTGTGCCTGGCCTCTATGGCCGAGGTGCTAGGTCAAGCTATGATTCCCGCCCTTCCGGACACACTTAAGCGTTCCTTGGAATTGCTCGAGTTGAGTCTGGTTGCTGGCAAGGAGAACTCGCGACTCCACGACGCTGTCTTCACCCTTTTCTCCGCCCTTTTCGCTCACCTGCCATTCATGATTTCAGCTGGTCATCTGGACAAGATGCTTCTCCTATCCTTCAAGTCTGCGAATACGGACATCGAAGAGAGTAGTGATGAAAGCCGCCAGGAGTCCCTGCGGTTGATGGCCCGCAAGGTGGATGTTGGTGCAACCCTCAGCGCTGTCGACCGCAATTGGCAGAGCGCCGTCGAGGTCGGCCCAATTGCTGTGAACGAACTCTTGGAGGTTGTCACAATCGCCGTTGACAAACACCCCAAGTCGACCATTGCTAAGAATATCGGTGCCCTTACGAAGATTCTCTTCAAGGCCTTTGATTTGCGCCGTGAACAGATTGCCCTTGGCGACAAGGCTATCTTCGACTCGACTGCTATTGACGAGGCTGAAGTGGCGCTCAACGACGTTACCATCAAGATGATTTACAAGCTGAACGACAGCACGTTCCGGCCCATCTTCCTCAAATTCGTTGAGTGGGCCACTACCGGTGCCCCCAAGGACGAGCAGGCTCAAGTTTCGCGCCTCACGACTTTCtacaagttcctcgaggtCTTCTTCGGTACTCTCCAG TCGATTGTCACCGGATACTCCAGCTACGTGTTGGAGAATGTTGTCAGTGTCCTGAACAAGTCAGGTCCCTCCAAGGCCCACAAGTCCCTCTGGTTGGCGGCCCTTCGTATGCTCCGCAAATCATTCGAGCATGATCAAGATG AATTCTGGCAAAGCCCCTCCCACCTCGCCAGCATTTCCGGTCCTCTCATCGCCCAACTCGGCCACGCAAACAGCACAACCACCTCAAACCTGGTTATTGCCGATGTTGTGCCGACAATCACCGAATTGGCCATCGCCGCTGACTCCACAGATAACCACAAGGAGTTGAACTCCGCCCTGATGAAGTACCTCCGCCCCTCCTCTGCCCCTAACGCCCGCTTCGCCGGTGGCGACAGCCCCCACACTCGTCTCGCAGCCCTCAAGACCGAACAGGCTCTTACGGAGCAGCTGGGTGAGGAGTGGCTGGCGCTTCTGCCAGAGATGCTGCCTTACATCAGTGAGCTTAtggaagacgaggatgagagCGTTGAGAGAGAAGTTCGCAAATGGGTTAAGCAGATCGAGAAGGTGCTTGGTGAACGTCTCGATGATATGTTGACTTAG